One genomic region from Amycolatopsis sp. FBCC-B4732 encodes:
- a CDS encoding prolyl oligopeptidase family serine peptidase, whose product MSTQSANQYPPAVVPDRLFDDAEAENRWRARFHAPRISTPDWARDAPDANIYVSNSSGVWEVYAWNRATGEHRRVTDRPNGTLHATPSPDGEWIWWFDDTDGDEFGSWVREPFAATEGSKPEKGVPDVHDGYPAGLEIGAKLVAVGVSTDDGSELFARVGGETHRFYSHADDAGISSLSRDESLIAISHSEHGDSRHPALRVLATDGFGVVAEKWDGEGKGLSALEFSPLPGDQRLLVLHERRGREELLVWDVRADTETELELDLPGEVVAGWYPDARALLVVHFHEGRSSLYRYDLDTAELSSVDTPAGRIGGAGVRPDGTVEYSWSSAAEPSAVRSRTTDGADAILLEPPGDRAPGSEPVTDAFVEGVGGRIHALVSRPSNAADGPLPTVFSLHGGPHAADEDRFSAYRATWLDAGFAVVEVNYRGSTGYGSAWRDAIEGRPGLTELEDVASVHDWAVQSGLSDPAKCVVNGASWGGYLSLLALGTQPARWAAGVAGVPVADYVAAYEDEMEQLRSFDRALFGGSPEDVPAVYRECSPLTYVDAVTAPVLVLAGDNDPRCPIRQIENYLNRLGGRDLHHEFYRYDAGHGSLVIAETIKQTSIEVHFALRALNLR is encoded by the coding sequence GTGAGCACGCAGTCAGCGAACCAATATCCGCCCGCGGTGGTCCCGGACCGGCTGTTCGACGACGCCGAAGCCGAGAACCGCTGGCGCGCCCGCTTCCACGCGCCGCGCATCTCCACGCCCGACTGGGCCCGCGACGCGCCCGACGCCAACATCTACGTGTCCAATTCCAGTGGCGTCTGGGAGGTCTACGCCTGGAACCGCGCGACGGGCGAGCACCGCCGCGTCACCGACCGGCCCAACGGCACCCTGCACGCGACGCCGTCCCCGGACGGCGAGTGGATCTGGTGGTTCGACGACACCGACGGCGACGAGTTCGGCTCGTGGGTGCGCGAGCCGTTCGCCGCGACCGAGGGCAGCAAGCCGGAGAAGGGTGTCCCGGACGTCCACGACGGCTACCCGGCCGGGCTCGAGATCGGCGCGAAGCTCGTCGCGGTCGGCGTCTCGACCGACGACGGCAGCGAGCTGTTCGCCCGGGTCGGCGGCGAAACGCACCGCTTCTACAGCCACGCGGACGACGCCGGCATCTCCTCGCTCTCCCGCGACGAGAGCCTGATCGCGATTTCGCACTCCGAGCACGGCGATTCGCGCCACCCCGCGCTGCGGGTGCTCGCCACCGACGGCTTCGGCGTGGTCGCCGAGAAGTGGGACGGCGAAGGCAAGGGCCTGTCCGCGCTGGAGTTCTCGCCGCTGCCCGGCGACCAGCGGCTGCTCGTCCTGCACGAACGCCGTGGCCGCGAAGAACTGCTCGTCTGGGACGTCCGCGCGGACACCGAGACCGAGCTCGAGCTGGACCTGCCCGGCGAGGTCGTCGCGGGCTGGTACCCGGACGCGCGCGCCCTGCTGGTCGTGCACTTCCACGAGGGCCGCAGTTCCTTGTACCGCTACGACCTCGACACCGCCGAATTGTCCTCTGTGGACACCCCGGCCGGCCGGATCGGCGGCGCGGGCGTCCGCCCGGACGGCACGGTCGAGTACTCGTGGTCGAGCGCGGCCGAGCCCAGCGCCGTGCGCTCGCGGACCACCGACGGCGCCGACGCGATCCTGCTGGAGCCGCCGGGCGACCGGGCGCCGGGGTCGGAGCCGGTGACCGACGCGTTCGTCGAAGGCGTCGGCGGCCGGATCCACGCGCTGGTCTCGCGGCCTTCGAACGCGGCCGACGGCCCGCTGCCCACGGTGTTCTCCCTGCACGGCGGCCCGCACGCGGCGGACGAGGACCGCTTCTCGGCCTACCGCGCGACCTGGCTCGACGCCGGGTTCGCCGTGGTCGAGGTCAACTACCGCGGCTCGACCGGCTACGGCTCGGCCTGGCGCGACGCCATCGAAGGCCGGCCGGGGCTGACCGAGCTGGAAGACGTCGCTTCGGTGCACGACTGGGCTGTCCAAAGTGGACTCAGCGACCCGGCCAAGTGCGTCGTCAACGGCGCTTCCTGGGGCGGTTACCTGTCCCTGCTCGCACTCGGCACGCAGCCGGCGCGGTGGGCGGCGGGTGTCGCCGGGGTCCCGGTGGCGGACTACGTCGCCGCGTACGAAGACGAGATGGAGCAGCTGCGCTCGTTCGACCGCGCGCTGTTCGGCGGTTCGCCGGAGGACGTGCCGGCGGTGTACCGGGAGTGCTCGCCGCTCACCTACGTCGACGCCGTCACCGCGCCGGTGCTCGTGCTGGCCGGCGACAACGACCCGCGGTGCCCGATCCGCCAGATCGAGAACTACCTGAACCGGCTCGGCGGCCGCGACCTGCACCACGAGTTCTACCGCTACGACGCGGGCCACGGCTCGCTGGTGATCGCGGAGACGATCAAGCAAACGTCGATCGAGGTCCACTTCGCCCTGCGAGCCCTCAACCTGCGCTGA
- a CDS encoding class I SAM-dependent methyltransferase, with product MLEGYAPGYGRDAVSMMSARTAAERAAFAQPLFAPGTWVVDLGCGPGSITLGLAAESRVTGVDLDAGQVELARAAARRAGRSTVDYLVASAYDLPFADASVDVAFSHALFEHLAAPLDALAELRRVLRPGGRLALSTSDWSKARLRPKTANVDAALRGHYLLRRQAGGNPFAGRVIAEQCASAGFTEIVSRARYRSDMSYRDLAKYVESRLEAALEGEGRDRDQLASAARSASVWTRGGDGDFSQCWVEVTATR from the coding sequence GTGCTGGAGGGTTACGCGCCGGGCTACGGGCGAGACGCGGTTTCGATGATGTCCGCGCGCACGGCTGCCGAGCGCGCGGCGTTCGCCCAGCCCCTGTTCGCCCCGGGCACGTGGGTGGTCGACCTCGGCTGCGGCCCGGGCTCGATCACGCTCGGCCTGGCGGCGGAGTCCCGCGTCACGGGGGTGGACCTCGACGCCGGTCAGGTCGAGCTCGCCCGGGCCGCCGCCCGCCGCGCCGGAAGGTCCACAGTGGACTACCTGGTGGCGTCGGCGTACGACCTGCCGTTCGCTGACGCGAGTGTGGACGTGGCTTTCTCGCACGCCTTGTTCGAGCACTTGGCCGCTCCGCTGGACGCGCTCGCGGAACTGCGTCGCGTGCTTCGCCCCGGCGGTCGCCTGGCGCTGTCCACTTCGGACTGGAGCAAGGCGCGCCTGCGCCCGAAGACGGCGAACGTCGACGCGGCCCTGCGTGGGCACTACCTGCTGCGCCGCCAGGCGGGCGGCAACCCGTTCGCGGGCCGGGTGATCGCCGAGCAGTGCGCGTCGGCGGGGTTCACGGAGATCGTGTCGAGAGCCCGCTACCGCTCGGACATGAGCTACCGGGACCTGGCGAAGTACGTGGAGTCCCGGTTGGAAGCGGCGCTCGAGGGGGAGGGCCGCGACCGCGACCAGCTGGCGAGCGCGGCGCGTTCGGCGTCGGTGTGGACCCGCGGCGGGGACGGCGACTTCAGCCAGTGCTGGGTCGAAGTGACGGCGACCCGCTGA
- a CDS encoding metallophosphoesterase, with the protein MSTLSNTSTSGATAKRLAAGTVALGVATLGYAVGIERRHWTLRTAELPVLAPGSRPFTVLHVSDLHMLPGHRSKQRWVAALDELNPDLVVNTGDNLSHRTAVPSVLRALGPLLDRPGVFVFGSNDYYAPKPKNPARYLMPRGKKKRIHGVQLPWRDLRAAFVEHGWTDLTHVRRTVDVGGQAVFAAGVDDPHLRRDRYPDIAGPADRTAAVRIGVTHSPEPRVLDTFATDGYDLVLAGHTHGGQLRLPGYGAIVTNCDLDRSRARGASRWGAQMWLHVSAGLGTSPWAPARFACPPEASLLTLVPRGSEPAKPRKLAPRKARNTVR; encoded by the coding sequence GTGAGCACGCTCAGTAACACAAGCACGTCGGGGGCGACCGCGAAGCGCCTCGCCGCGGGGACGGTGGCGCTCGGCGTCGCGACCCTCGGTTACGCCGTCGGCATCGAACGGCGCCACTGGACCCTGCGCACCGCCGAGCTCCCGGTGCTCGCGCCGGGCTCGCGGCCGTTCACCGTCCTGCACGTCTCGGACCTGCACATGCTGCCGGGCCACCGCAGCAAGCAGCGCTGGGTCGCCGCGCTCGACGAGCTGAACCCCGACCTCGTCGTCAACACCGGGGACAACCTGTCGCACCGGACGGCCGTGCCGTCCGTGCTGCGCGCGCTGGGCCCGCTGCTCGACCGGCCGGGGGTGTTCGTCTTCGGGAGCAACGACTACTACGCGCCCAAGCCGAAGAACCCGGCCCGGTACCTGATGCCGCGGGGTAAGAAGAAGCGCATCCACGGCGTCCAGCTGCCCTGGCGCGACCTGCGCGCGGCCTTCGTCGAGCACGGCTGGACCGACCTGACGCACGTCCGCCGCACCGTCGACGTCGGCGGGCAGGCCGTGTTCGCGGCCGGCGTCGACGACCCGCACCTGCGCCGCGACCGCTACCCCGACATCGCTGGCCCGGCCGACCGCACCGCCGCCGTCCGCATCGGCGTGACGCACTCGCCGGAGCCGCGGGTCCTCGACACGTTCGCCACGGACGGTTACGACCTCGTGCTGGCGGGCCACACCCACGGCGGCCAGCTGCGGCTCCCGGGTTACGGTGCCATCGTCACCAACTGTGACCTGGATCGCAGTCGCGCGCGGGGTGCTTCGCGGTGGGGCGCGCAGATGTGGCTGCACGTCTCGGCCGGCCTGGGGACGTCGCCGTGGGCGCCGGCCCGGTTCGCCTGCCCGCCGGAAGCGAGCCTGTTGACGCTGGTCCCGCGTGGATCGGAGCCCGCGAAGCCCCGAAAGCTGGCCCCGCGGAAAGCCCGAAACACCGTCCGCTAG
- a CDS encoding serine/threonine-protein kinase — protein sequence MEQFGPYKIEGLLGRGGMGEVHRAYDTAHDRVVALKLLSGPNAGDEAFRARFRRESQIVARLREPHVIPIHAYGEIDGRLYLDMRLVEGKDLKELLEDGPLTPERAAGIVEQVAGALDAAHEDGLVHRDVKPSNVLVTSADFVYLVDFGIARSMTAEGTSITGTGNVIGTLDYMAPERFGDAPITGLVDVYALACVFFECVTGRRPFLGEGAAAQMGAHLTAPPPVPSQVRPGLPAALDAVVAHGMAKEPAARYPTAKAFADAVRAAVTAPAPPAPTWQKTLPGPVGPVGPMAVPGPPTPPRPTLAAPPPTFSGPLNPPSGPVPMAAPVTGPYAGPPTGPHPGPPTGPQPVRFTGPAGKVGPAAPPKSQRNRWIALCAALAGVVVVALVITYVVTNGDKGNTASPGPITPKTVVSTPPPSPSPTPEKSPETAPSTSESKSAPDTKLFDALPAVYKGYTCVPAAAPAGTAAAAECTDSNVGDVKIGNVVFQQPTGAKFVRFPDAAAMDAFFQDIVKTQGLTRDDAHGACRPDTHPKIWGTYYRAEVPNPVPGEFLTCFLGDPAQLVWTEKKTLVAGILLSTKVTDNDELDKLYQWWNTEVLSEMPKN from the coding sequence ATGGAGCAGTTCGGGCCGTACAAGATCGAAGGCCTGCTCGGCCGAGGGGGAATGGGCGAGGTCCACCGCGCCTACGACACCGCGCACGACCGCGTGGTCGCGCTGAAGCTGCTGTCCGGTCCGAACGCGGGCGACGAAGCCTTCCGCGCGCGGTTCCGGCGCGAGTCGCAGATCGTGGCGCGGCTGCGGGAGCCGCACGTCATCCCGATCCACGCCTACGGCGAGATCGACGGCCGCCTCTACCTCGACATGCGCCTGGTCGAAGGCAAGGACCTCAAGGAACTGCTCGAGGACGGGCCGCTCACGCCCGAGCGGGCCGCCGGGATCGTCGAGCAGGTCGCGGGCGCGCTCGACGCCGCCCACGAAGACGGCCTGGTGCACCGGGACGTCAAGCCGTCCAACGTGCTCGTGACGAGCGCCGATTTCGTGTACCTCGTGGACTTCGGCATCGCGCGGTCGATGACCGCCGAGGGCACGTCGATCACCGGCACCGGCAACGTGATCGGCACGCTCGACTACATGGCGCCCGAACGCTTCGGCGACGCCCCGATCACCGGCCTGGTCGACGTCTACGCGCTCGCGTGCGTGTTCTTCGAGTGCGTCACCGGCCGCCGGCCGTTCTTGGGCGAGGGCGCGGCCGCGCAGATGGGCGCGCACCTGACCGCGCCGCCGCCAGTGCCGTCACAGGTGCGCCCGGGCCTGCCGGCCGCGCTGGACGCCGTGGTGGCGCACGGGATGGCGAAGGAGCCGGCCGCCCGCTACCCGACGGCGAAGGCGTTCGCCGACGCCGTCCGCGCGGCGGTGACCGCGCCGGCGCCGCCGGCCCCGACGTGGCAGAAGACCCTGCCGGGCCCGGTCGGTCCGGTGGGCCCGATGGCCGTGCCGGGTCCGCCGACCCCGCCGCGGCCCACGCTGGCCGCGCCGCCGCCGACGTTCTCCGGCCCGCTGAACCCGCCGTCCGGGCCGGTCCCGATGGCCGCCCCGGTGACCGGGCCGTACGCCGGCCCGCCGACCGGTCCCCACCCGGGCCCGCCGACCGGCCCGCAGCCCGTCCGGTTCACCGGCCCGGCGGGCAAGGTCGGCCCGGCCGCGCCGCCGAAGTCGCAGCGGAACCGCTGGATCGCGTTGTGCGCCGCGCTGGCCGGCGTCGTAGTGGTCGCACTGGTGATCACCTACGTCGTGACCAACGGCGACAAGGGGAACACGGCGAGCCCCGGCCCGATCACCCCGAAGACCGTCGTCTCGACGCCACCGCCCTCGCCCTCGCCGACGCCGGAGAAGAGCCCGGAGACCGCACCGTCCACTTCGGAATCGAAGAGCGCGCCCGACACCAAGCTGTTCGACGCGCTCCCCGCGGTCTACAAGGGGTACACGTGCGTGCCCGCGGCGGCGCCGGCCGGCACGGCAGCGGCGGCGGAGTGCACGGACTCGAACGTCGGCGACGTCAAGATCGGCAACGTGGTGTTCCAGCAGCCGACCGGGGCGAAGTTCGTGCGCTTCCCGGACGCGGCGGCGATGGACGCGTTCTTCCAGGACATCGTGAAGACCCAGGGACTCACCCGCGACGACGCTCACGGCGCGTGCCGGCCGGACACGCACCCGAAGATCTGGGGCACGTACTACCGCGCGGAGGTCCCGAACCCGGTCCCGGGCGAGTTCCTGACCTGCTTCCTCGGCGACCCGGCGCAGCTGGTGTGGACGGAGAAGAAGACCCTCGTGGCGGGGATCCTGCTCTCCACCAAGGTGACCGACAACGACGAGCTGGACAAGCTCTACCAGTGGTGGAACACGGAAGTCCTGTCGGAGATGCCCAAGAACTGA
- a CDS encoding transglycosylase domain-containing protein, producing the protein MRKADGLFKLIGLCLLAGVLVAGMLFPVVGAAGVMSNQASETVEKTSSDLADIPPPLVTTVTDSTGKPIATLYDQYRLPITPDQINEAMKWALVSVEDKRFYDHHGVDWQGTLRAAVSNTTGADTQGASTLTQQYTKNYLINVVYRNDPVGQKKAQEQSIARKLKEARIAIQLETKLSKQQILAGYLNIVEFSRQIYGIGAAAHAYFNTTPEKLTVPQAALLAGLVNNPINNDPWKHADKATARRNLVLDRMVENKKLAKTDADRFKGEPLGVVPDFPAKPPANCIGAGPESGFFCQYVEDYLLKSGMTKDQLYTGGYTIKSTLDERANHEAKVSAEAQVDKTQKYVANTLSLIRPGKNRHEVVALAANRDYGQDQDAGQTTYALPAGVYNTGGAGSTFKIFTSAAVLDKGIAGIYSPVDMPDSYTSRVFTTGKGGCSTTPTGKPATYWYCVGNAGDYSRVGANATLQTALATSPNTTFVALEDQLGSTGPAIDMAKRLGLRETMASNTGGGPVDPNVKGKSQSQAEAYGPTPNGPGLGAFTLGFSPVSGLEMGNVAATILSGGVWCPPTPIAGVTDRNGKPVPVKEAPCEQAVPEGLANTLAVGMSKDDQPGGTSAKAAADVGWDRPIIGKTGTTQGNVSAAFVGGTPQLAGAAMTFKFGGGQGGICDAGPGNVRVCGGGGNIFGGKAPARTWFGAMKNIMDASQPRMELPPPDPKYMGGGR; encoded by the coding sequence GTGCGAAAAGCGGACGGTTTGTTCAAGCTCATCGGCCTCTGCCTGCTCGCCGGGGTGCTCGTCGCCGGCATGCTCTTCCCGGTCGTGGGGGCCGCCGGTGTCATGTCCAACCAGGCCAGCGAGACGGTGGAGAAGACTTCGTCGGACCTCGCCGACATCCCGCCGCCGCTGGTGACGACCGTCACCGACAGCACCGGCAAGCCGATCGCGACCCTCTACGACCAGTACCGGCTGCCGATCACGCCGGACCAGATCAACGAGGCCATGAAGTGGGCCCTGGTCTCCGTCGAGGACAAGCGGTTCTACGACCACCACGGCGTCGACTGGCAGGGCACCCTGCGCGCGGCCGTCAGCAACACCACCGGCGCGGACACGCAGGGCGCGTCGACGCTGACCCAGCAGTACACGAAGAACTACCTGATCAACGTCGTCTACCGGAACGACCCGGTCGGCCAGAAGAAGGCCCAGGAGCAGTCGATCGCCCGCAAGCTCAAGGAAGCGCGGATCGCGATCCAGCTCGAGACGAAGCTTTCCAAGCAGCAGATCCTCGCGGGCTACCTCAACATCGTCGAGTTCTCCCGGCAGATCTACGGCATCGGCGCCGCCGCGCACGCGTACTTCAACACCACGCCGGAGAAGCTGACCGTGCCGCAGGCCGCGCTGCTGGCCGGGCTGGTGAACAACCCGATCAACAACGACCCGTGGAAGCACGCGGACAAGGCGACCGCGCGCCGCAACCTCGTCCTCGACCGCATGGTGGAGAACAAGAAGCTGGCGAAGACCGACGCCGACCGCTTCAAGGGCGAGCCGCTGGGCGTCGTGCCGGACTTCCCGGCGAAGCCGCCGGCCAACTGCATCGGCGCGGGCCCGGAGTCCGGCTTCTTCTGCCAGTACGTCGAGGACTACCTGCTCAAGTCCGGGATGACGAAGGACCAGCTCTACACCGGCGGCTACACGATCAAGAGCACGCTGGACGAGCGCGCGAACCACGAGGCGAAGGTCTCGGCCGAGGCGCAGGTCGACAAGACCCAGAAATACGTCGCGAACACGCTGTCGCTGATCAGACCGGGCAAGAACCGGCACGAGGTGGTCGCGCTGGCCGCGAACCGCGACTACGGCCAGGACCAGGACGCCGGCCAGACGACGTACGCGCTGCCCGCGGGTGTCTACAACACCGGTGGCGCCGGGTCGACGTTCAAGATCTTCACGTCGGCGGCCGTCCTCGACAAGGGCATCGCGGGGATCTACTCGCCGGTCGACATGCCGGACTCCTACACCTCGCGCGTGTTCACGACCGGCAAGGGCGGCTGCAGCACCACGCCGACCGGGAAACCGGCCACGTACTGGTACTGCGTCGGCAACGCGGGCGACTACAGCCGGGTGGGCGCCAACGCGACCCTCCAGACGGCGCTGGCGACCTCCCCGAACACCACGTTCGTGGCGCTGGAGGACCAGCTCGGCAGCACCGGTCCCGCCATCGACATGGCGAAGCGGCTCGGCCTGCGCGAGACGATGGCGAGCAACACCGGCGGCGGCCCGGTCGACCCGAACGTCAAGGGCAAGAGCCAGAGCCAGGCGGAGGCGTACGGCCCCACGCCGAACGGTCCGGGCTTGGGCGCGTTCACGCTCGGGTTCAGCCCGGTGAGCGGCCTGGAGATGGGCAACGTCGCCGCGACGATCCTCTCCGGCGGGGTCTGGTGCCCGCCGACCCCGATCGCCGGGGTGACCGACCGCAACGGCAAGCCGGTGCCGGTCAAGGAAGCACCGTGCGAGCAGGCCGTGCCCGAGGGCTTGGCGAACACCCTCGCCGTGGGCATGAGCAAGGACGACCAGCCGGGCGGCACGTCGGCCAAGGCCGCCGCCGACGTCGGCTGGGACCGCCCGATCATCGGCAAGACCGGCACGACGCAGGGCAACGTCTCGGCGGCGTTCGTCGGCGGTACCCCGCAGCTGGCGGGCGCGGCGATGACGTTCAAGTTCGGCGGCGGGCAGGGCGGCATCTGCGACGCCGGCCCGGGCAACGTCCGGGTCTGCGGCGGCGGCGGGAACATCTTCGGCGGCAAGGCCCCGGCCCGCACCTGGTTCGGCGCGATGAAGAACATCATGGACGCGAGCCAGCCGAGGATGGAGCTACCGCCACCGGACCCGAAGTACATGGGCGGCGGCCGGTAG
- a CDS encoding WhiB family transcriptional regulator, whose product METNQSSWRINASCRDADPDGLFVRGAEQNRAKAVCLGCPVRTECLAEALDGRINFGVWGGMTERERRALLRRRPDVESWAELLEAAKRNALERVEVG is encoded by the coding sequence ATGGAAACCAACCAGTCGAGCTGGCGAATCAACGCGTCCTGCCGGGACGCCGATCCGGACGGCCTGTTCGTCCGGGGTGCCGAGCAGAACCGGGCCAAGGCCGTGTGCCTGGGCTGCCCGGTCCGCACGGAATGCCTCGCCGAAGCACTCGACGGCCGCATCAACTTCGGGGTCTGGGGTGGCATGACCGAACGGGAACGGCGGGCGTTGCTGCGCCGCCGCCCCGACGTGGAGAGCTGGGCCGAACTGCTGGAAGCGGCCAAGCGCAACGCACTGGAGCGGGTCGAAGTCGGCTGA
- a CDS encoding ArsA family ATPase, with protein sequence MTTVDIDALLDDQESRVIVCCGSGGVGKTTTAAALALRAAERGRQTVVLTIDPARRLAQALGLRELGNHPKQVQVDGFEPKGELWAMMLDMRRTFDDMVRVHAGPERAEALLKNPFYQTISTSFSGTQEYMAMEKLGQLAATGDWDLIIVDTPPSRSALDFLDAPTRLSSALDGRMIRLLTGPAKAGGWGLRKVVNAGFSMFAKAVSTIIGGQLLTDASAFMQAFDSMFGGFRERARKTAELLRSSGTSFLVVAAPEPDALREASYFVERLSSESMPLAGLIANRTHPVLASLSAAEALAAAENLQNAPLAEAVLRLHADRVALAAREERLLARFTRAHPEVALARVPALAGDVHDLEGLRDIGVKLAG encoded by the coding sequence GTGACCACCGTCGACATCGACGCGTTGCTGGACGACCAGGAAAGCCGTGTGATCGTCTGCTGCGGCTCGGGCGGTGTCGGCAAGACCACGACGGCCGCGGCGCTGGCGCTGCGCGCGGCCGAGCGCGGCCGCCAGACGGTCGTGCTGACCATCGACCCCGCGCGGCGGCTGGCCCAGGCGCTGGGCTTGCGCGAACTCGGCAACCACCCGAAGCAGGTGCAGGTCGACGGGTTCGAGCCCAAGGGCGAGCTGTGGGCGATGATGCTCGACATGCGCCGCACGTTCGACGACATGGTGCGCGTGCACGCCGGGCCGGAACGCGCCGAGGCGCTGCTGAAGAACCCCTTCTACCAGACCATTTCCACGTCGTTCTCCGGCACGCAGGAGTACATGGCGATGGAGAAGCTGGGCCAGCTCGCGGCGACCGGCGACTGGGACCTGATCATCGTGGACACCCCGCCGAGCCGCTCCGCGCTGGACTTCCTGGACGCCCCGACCCGGCTGTCGTCCGCTTTGGACGGACGGATGATCCGCCTGCTGACCGGCCCGGCGAAGGCCGGCGGCTGGGGCCTGCGCAAGGTCGTCAACGCCGGGTTCTCGATGTTCGCGAAAGCGGTGTCGACGATCATCGGCGGCCAGCTGCTGACCGACGCTTCGGCGTTCATGCAGGCGTTCGACAGCATGTTCGGCGGCTTCCGCGAGCGCGCCCGCAAGACGGCGGAGCTGCTGCGCTCGTCGGGCACGTCGTTCCTGGTGGTGGCCGCCCCGGAGCCGGACGCGCTGCGCGAGGCGTCCTACTTCGTCGAGCGGCTGTCCTCGGAGTCGATGCCGCTGGCCGGCCTGATCGCGAACCGCACGCACCCGGTACTGGCGTCGCTCTCGGCCGCGGAGGCACTGGCGGCGGCCGAGAACCTGCAGAACGCGCCGCTGGCCGAGGCGGTGCTGCGGTTGCACGCGGACCGCGTCGCGCTGGCCGCGCGCGAAGAGCGGCTGCTGGCGCGGTTCACCCGGGCGCACCCGGAGGTGGCGCTGGCGAGGGTGCCCGCGCTGGCCGGCGACGTGCACGACCTGGAGGGGCTGCGCGACATCGGCGTGAAGCTCGCCGGCTGA
- a CDS encoding ArsA-related P-loop ATPase → MTTSHAGWTDELARARLHFVTGKGGTGKTTLAAALGLALAREGRRVLLIEVEGRQGIAQLFDTEPLPYAEQRIASVPGGGELRALHIDVEAALLEYFEMFYNLGFAGRTLRRMGAIEFATTLAPGLRDVLLTGKVKECVGRTESDGRHTYDAVVVDSPPTGRVVKFLDVTKALTDLAKTGPIRGQADGVVKLLHSGETVIHLATLLEEMPVRETVEAVAELDGADLRPGAVLVNRVRPPRLPARSVTAAADGRVDASRVRDGLASAGLKLPQETLEALVDETVEHAVRVAAEQRAREQLAEADLPTLELPDLTDGIDVAALYELAEALTEQGVRL, encoded by the coding sequence GTGACCACTTCCCATGCCGGCTGGACCGACGAGCTTGCCCGTGCCCGGCTGCACTTCGTCACCGGCAAGGGCGGGACCGGCAAGACGACGCTCGCCGCCGCGCTCGGGCTCGCGCTCGCCCGCGAAGGCCGGCGCGTGCTGCTCATCGAAGTCGAAGGCCGCCAGGGCATCGCCCAGCTCTTCGACACCGAGCCGCTGCCCTACGCCGAGCAGCGCATCGCGTCCGTCCCCGGTGGGGGCGAGCTGCGCGCGCTGCACATCGACGTCGAAGCCGCGCTGCTCGAGTACTTCGAAATGTTCTACAACCTGGGCTTCGCCGGCCGGACGCTGCGGCGGATGGGCGCGATCGAGTTCGCCACCACCCTCGCGCCGGGCCTGCGGGACGTCCTGCTCACCGGGAAGGTCAAGGAGTGCGTCGGGCGCACCGAGTCCGACGGGCGGCACACCTACGACGCCGTCGTCGTCGACTCGCCGCCGACCGGCCGGGTCGTCAAGTTCCTCGACGTCACCAAGGCACTGACCGACCTCGCGAAGACCGGCCCGATCCGCGGCCAGGCCGACGGCGTCGTCAAGCTGCTGCACTCCGGCGAGACCGTGATCCACCTCGCCACGCTGCTGGAGGAGATGCCGGTCCGCGAGACCGTCGAGGCCGTCGCCGAGCTGGACGGCGCCGACCTGCGCCCCGGCGCGGTGCTGGTCAACCGGGTCAGACCGCCCCGGTTGCCGGCCCGTTCGGTGACCGCCGCCGCGGACGGCCGCGTCGACGCCTCGCGCGTCCGCGACGGGCTCGCGTCGGCCGGGCTGAAGCTGCCGCAGGAGACGCTGGAAGCGCTGGTCGACGAGACCGTCGAGCACGCCGTGCGGGTCGCCGCCGAGCAGCGGGCGCGGGAGCAGCTCGCCGAGGCCGACCTGCCCACCCTCGAACTGCCGGACCTGACCGACGGCATCGACGTCGCGGCCCTCTACGAGCTGGCCGAGGCCCTGACCGAGCAGGGGGTGCGGTTGTGA
- a CDS encoding DUF4177 domain-containing protein, whose translation MSATKWEYATVPLLIHATKQILDQWGEDGWELVTVLPNPTGEQHVAYLKRPKG comes from the coding sequence ATGAGCGCCACCAAGTGGGAGTACGCGACCGTCCCTCTGCTGATCCACGCGACGAAGCAGATCCTCGACCAGTGGGGCGAGGACGGCTGGGAACTGGTCACCGTGCTGCCGAACCCGACGGGCGAGCAGCACGTCGCGTACCTCAAGCGTCCGAAGGGCTGA